CTAATTTTAAATCTAAATAAAAACAACGGGGGCAATTGATAAAAAGCTCTAATTTGGTTCATGATAATTTAATCATAAAATTGCATTAATCCTTAGTGTTGTTATTATACCACCAACACAGATTCTTTACTTTATCAATTAGTTAGTATATTATATTTTCATTATGCGACAAGAAAATATCTGCGAACAACAAGCATTATCCAGCACGCAATTATTAGATCAGAAACTAGGACTAGACAAAAATCAACGGTCTACTTTAGATGCTGTTGGTATTGAGGACCCCAGAGATTTTGCCCAGTATTTTAATTTAATGAGAAAAATAGATTTACCCTTTAAACATGCTTTGCCAAATTTTGATTTATTAGAAAAAGGGGTAACGACTCCTGAAGACGAACTCCATAACTGGGAAATTATAAAAAAAAGCTATGATAATTTTGATTGGCTGAGTATTGGTAAAGTACCCAGTTTAGAAGCATTATTCAAAGTTAAAAAAATGGTTGATCTATTTGATCGACTATTTCGCCAGTTTGTTCATGATCGCCAGACTAATCCAACGTTGGATATACCAGCAGAACTACATGGTTTATTATTGTTACTGAAAGTTGAAGCTGATAATCTGAACAAATGCCAAGCTTATATTGCTTACAAATTTTATGGTCTGTATCAAATTGATCCAGTGGCAGTACCCCCTGATGAATACTTTCGTAATCGTTAGTTCAGATACCAAATCCCCAGATTCAACAAAGAGGCGAAACTAACCCACAATAAATATGGCAACAGCAGATAGGCTGCTGTTTTTTGATATTGATAGAAATAATAAATAGTTATAACTATTGCTGCCCACAGCAATAAAATTTCACCGAAGGCCCACAATGGTTGTTGCCAACCAAAGAAAATAATAGACCAAAAAGCATTAAGAAGAAGCTGAATAAAAAAAGATAAATAAACCATTTTGTGCTTAGACCAACTTAATTTCTCTTGCCAAATAAGATAAAAAGCAATACCCATTAATAAATACAATACTGTCCAAACGGGTCCGAAAAGCCAATTGGGTGGATTAAAAAATGGTTTATTTAAAAACTGATACCATTGATCAATGGCTGATATTGTAAATCGTGAACCGACTAAGCCAGCTACCTGACAAATGAAGAGTGCAGTAAAAAGTTTAGTATATTTATTCATAAGATAATTATTATTTACCAAGAGCCACTTGATCCACCACCACCGCTGCCACCACCACCGAAACCACCGAATCCGCCACCACTGCGTCCGCCACCAAAACCGCCACCACCAAACAAGATACCACCGCCAGGACCTATTTTTTTATTAGACAAAACATAATCAATAATTAATCCTAAACCACCGATAATCAAAACACCGGCAATAGTGGCAATAATACTGCTCATTACCCAGCCGACAACCAAACCAACTCCGGCACCAATAACTCCTCCCAACCACCAAGATTTTGTTTTCGCCAATATTCTACTTAAAAAGATAAACATAAAAAAAATAAAAAACTTGATAACGTCCGCAAACACGTTAAAGCTATCTGACTCTACTCGTTCATTAATATTACTATTAGACGGTATCACCTCGCCACTCGTCGCTTTCATAATTTGCTCCATTGCCTGATCAATTCCCGTATAAAAATCATTCTTTTGAAAATTTGGTTTCAATTGCTCGTTAATAATCCAGCTTGATTGGGCGTCAGTCAGCGCCCCCTCCAGACCATAGCCAACTTCAATTCTCATCTGTCGATCATCAATAGCAATCAGTAACAATACTCCGTTATCAGCTCCCTGCTGCCCAATACCCCAAGCAGCAAAAAGCTGTGTCGCAAAATTCTCAATAGTATCGCCGGCTAGTGATTTTATTATTACTACAGCGATCTCGTGTTTTGATTGCTCACGAAAAGTACTCAGCTTATTTTCCAATGCGCTTTTTTGCTCAGTAGTCAAAATATCTGCGTAGTCATTAACTAAACCAGTGGGTTTTCCTAAATCTTCGTAGGCTAAAGAAATGGGTACGATAAAAATTAACCAAATCAATACCAGGCCAATTACTAATTGCCAACTTTTCAGTAAACGAATAGCTTTCATGTATTATTTATTAAACTCTACTTGCGGAGCATTTTCTGCGCCAGCCTGAGCGTCAAAATATTGACGAGTGGAGAAACCTAAAATACCAGCCACCCATTTAGTAGGAATAACTTTTATTTTAGCATTAAAAATTCGAACCTCATCATTATATCGTTGACGTTCAACGCTGATTCTATTTTCTGTTCCCTCTAATTGCGCCATCAAAGTTTGTACTGCTTCGGAGGTTTTTAAAACTGGATAATTTTCCATGACGACCAAGAGGCGGGCTAAAGAACTTTCTACTTCACCAGCGGCAATAGCCTTATCGGACTGAGTAACAGATCCAGCGTACTTAGACCGAGCATCAGCTAACTTAGTAAAGACTTCCTGCTCCTGAGTCATGACGCCCTGTACCGACGCTACAAGATTCGGAATTAAATCGAGACGACGTTGATATTGAGACTCTACTTGCGCCCACTTATTATCCACTGATTCGTTGAGCGTAACCAAACCATTGTAAGCAGAAACAAAATAGCTAGCGATTACTACCACGAGAATCACCAATACAATGATCGTTGTTTTTTTCATATTTGTTAATTAATATTTAAATTTCTTTGATAATTTTTATTAGCACTAGCAGCTAGCTCTAATGCAATATAATTCACCTGCAGCAAATCAGCCATTTTAATGATAGTCTGTTTGTTAGCTTGCTGCAAATAAACTCGAAGATCATCCTTGGTTTTTAGGATCATTGAATCAAAAGGTTTTTTCCGGGCCAGACATAATAATTGATCCAGGTTTTGATCAGTAACAAGATCACCAATTTTACCAACTAATTGCTCAAAGTTTGTGCAAGCCTCGTCTTTTCTGATTTCTTTTATTGTTGGTCGAGACATTTCCTTCATTACCATAAGCTTAATAATTACTTAAGTTGATTATAACAAAATAACAAAAGACCATCAATTATGACGGTCTTTTCGGAAATTAAGACGTAACACATATTTTGGGGCGTGTATTGAGAACCATTATTGGTATAGTTGGCCAACTACCACGCGCCAAGATTAAAAAAATATACCACTTGTTATTAAAGGGGCTTTGAGTTATCCAATACTCAGATTTTTCTTTCTCATTAGCTACTGTTTCAAACTGGATACTGCGAAACATATTAATTACTTGTACTGCCGTTAAATTATCAAAATTTTGACAGTTTAAGGTTACGGCTTTACGCATGATATCCTCACCAATCGGTCTAGCCCAAGTTCTATTAACCATATCCTGGATGCTTTGTGTGTGCATTAATGTCTCCTTCTCTTAATGTGCGATTATTAAACATACTAGAACAATCGGCGTTTTTTTGCAAATACCCAGCCGCGGTAAACGCGGCTAAGCTAATAATAATCAAATGCCACACTATCCTCTATCACTCAGTTGTTTTACCGTCAAACTCTGCTTCATTATTCATTGCTTCCTCTTTCGTTACCCGAATAATGCCATCCTGATGATGAGCGGGAGCATAAATAGTGTACAATTTTAAATCTTCGGTCGTAGAAACATTAATAATATTATGCTCGGCCCCAGCTGGCACAATAACGGCCGAACCGTCTTGAACATTGTATTCATTACCATCAATAATGCACTTACCACTACCTTTTTCAAAACGAAAAAATTGATCATTGTCGGCATGAATCTCCATGCCGATATCTTCGCCCGGTTTCAAACTCATCAATACTATCTGGCAATGCTGGGCGCTATAGAGTACCTGACGAAAATTTTTGTTAGCAATGGTATCTTTTTCAATATCAGCGACAAATCCTTTCATAAAATTGATATTAATATTTAACTAATTAAAAGTTTACAATTATTAAATGATAAAGTCAAAAAAAATAAACCCAAGTTTATTACTTGGGTTCAAAATTTTGTTTGGCAACTTGACCACCGCATTCATTAGCTGGAATTGCTTCCAGCCGAATATGTGTCTGAGCAAAACGAGCTGCTGCGCCAGAATCAACATAGTGCTGAAAAGCTTCAAAATGATTTGGCTCATGACCTACCTCTTCACCAGTAAACCACATATTCTCCGGTCCCAGAGCTTCCTGAATTTGTAGATCAAGATATTGACGAAAAGGTACAACTACTTTCTCTGACATTACTCACCTCCGAATCGATAAGTTATGAAATGATTAATTAATTATTAATGGTTAAAAAATATTTTATTTTTTTACTTTTTTATTAACCCGCAATAATTCCAAGTCAGCGGTAAATTTCTCGAGCATCTTTTGCATATGCTCAATAGTTTCTTCCGGCGTTTGCGCTTTTACTTTTTGAATTTCTTCCACGTCCTCGGAAATCTCTTCTACGTCCTTTTGTACCTCTTCCACATCCTCTTGAATCTCATTAATATCCTCTTCAACGTCTTGCAGGCTAGCGGTGTTACGATTGACAGTCATTTGAATAAAAATGGATAAATAAATGGCTTCCAAAGATACAATAGTTGTCAAAACTAACAAAACTTGATCCGTTTCCACACCTAAAATAATCAAAATAAATGACAAGGCAAATAGAATCGAATGGATAATCAAAGACGTGGTGGAACCAACCCAAGCGGTAACTTTTTCTGACAAACTTATTGATTTATGTTCTAATGCTTTTTTCATACCACTACATTATATGCTCTTAGGACGCGTTAATCAATAATAGTGATATAATAATATTACTATTACTAATTATTATTAAAGAACTATGCCTAAACTTCATAGCAAAATATATCGCATAATTATCTTTGTCGTTGGTGTTGTTTCCACTATTGCCTACCGATCGATTGTGGTCTTTAACCACTACAACCCCTTATTAGTGGAAATAACTTGGTATATCGGCACCATTGGTTTTGTCTGGTACTTTGCTCATCGCTGGTCTATTGAAAATAAAAGAGATGCTATTATTACTCAGCTAAATTTAACAGAAAAAATTCAACGCGGTTCGGTATTGAATCAAAATGAAAAAGATAACTTAATTTATGTACTCAGTGGCTTACAAACTAGTTTAGCTAAATGGAACTATATTGCTATTTTTGTTCTTTCGGGACTATCCGTAGTCTATGCAA
This Candidatus Komeilibacteria bacterium CG_4_10_14_0_2_um_filter_37_10 DNA region includes the following protein-coding sequences:
- a CDS encoding TspO protein, with translation MNKYTKLFTALFICQVAGLVGSRFTISAIDQWYQFLNKPFFNPPNWLFGPVWTVLYLLMGIAFYLIWQEKLSWSKHKMVYLSFFIQLLLNAFWSIIFFGWQQPLWAFGEILLLWAAIVITIYYFYQYQKTAAYLLLPYLLWVSFASLLNLGIWYLN
- a CDS encoding cupin domain-containing protein, with translation MKGFVADIEKDTIANKNFRQVLYSAQHCQIVLMSLKPGEDIGMEIHADNDQFFRFEKGSGKCIIDGNEYNVQDGSAVIVPAGAEHNIINVSTTEDLKLYTIYAPAHHQDGIIRVTKEEAMNNEAEFDGKTTE
- a CDS encoding LemA family protein — its product is MKKTTIIVLVILVVVIASYFVSAYNGLVTLNESVDNKWAQVESQYQRRLDLIPNLVASVQGVMTQEQEVFTKLADARSKYAGSVTQSDKAIAAGEVESSLARLLVVMENYPVLKTSEAVQTLMAQLEGTENRISVERQRYNDEVRIFNAKIKVIPTKWVAGILGFSTRQYFDAQAGAENAPQVEFNK